A window from Kwoniella pini CBS 10737 chromosome 1, complete sequence encodes these proteins:
- a CDS encoding porphobilinogen deaminase, protein MTSSCPWHTNSTAINRRPIPDRDLLLAMKASANSFVLGTRKSNLALIQTGHVADDLRLLHNGPSSSSSSSNNTLEEEEEEEDSRMKFKFTIESMTTVGDRNQTTPLHLLSPYSSSQPAKSLWTDELEFKLINGHFDMLIHSLKDVPTVLKDGCEIGCMVKRHDPRDALVIKQGLPYKSLEELPDGSVVGTGSVRRVAQLKRAFPNLIFEDMRGNLNTRFSKLDNPSSPFSALILAMSGLSRVGMSHRVVSALSSPTLMHAVGQGALAVEIRIEDNRTRNCLLGLGHWPTEWTCGAERGCLRVLEGGCSVPVGVESEIIELQESDLENLNWEEIENPFKDELEEPLKKDSPMLHFSGIIDIPEKTTSLSTKTIFSKHSLPPLRKRFAKLSLHACVTSTDGTKHVLFEPKPVLVKSYRQAEKFGEECARKLRLMGASEILDEINLIRKAKEQEDLQRAIERSKLALAKEQEKNQSEETQVVI, encoded by the exons ATGACTTCATCATGTCCATGGCATACAAATTCTACTGCTATAAATCGTAGACCTATACCAGATCgtgatttattattagcTATGAAAGCTTCTGCAAATTCATTTGTATTAGGTacaagaaaatcaaatttagcTTTAATTCAAACTGGTCATGTTGCAGATGATTTACGTCTTTTACATAATggtccttcttcttcatcttcttcttcaaataataccttagaagaagaagaagaagaagaagattcaagaatgaaatttaaatttacaaTAGAATCAATGACAACTGTTGGAGATAGAAATCAAACTACACCTTTACATTTACTTTCAccttattcttcttcacaaCCTGCTAAATCTTTATGGacagatgaattagaatttaaattaataaatgGTCATTTTGATATGTTAATTCATTCTTTAAAAGATGTACCTACTGTTTTAAAAGATGGATGTGAAATTGGTTGTATGGTTAAAAGACATGATCCAAGAGATGCTTTAGTTATTAAACAAGGTTTACCATATAAatctttagaagaattacctGATGGTTCAGTAGTTGGTACAGGAAGTGTAAGAAGAGTTGCTCAATTGAAAAGAGCTTTCCCAAATTTAATCTTTGAAGATATG CGAGGAAATTTGAATACCCGATTTTCTAAACTTgataatccatcttctcctttttcagCTCTTATTCTCGCTATGTCCGGATTATCACGAGTTGGCATGTCACATCGTGTCGTTTCAGCACTTTCTTCACCAACTTTAATGCACGCTGTTGGTCAAGGTGCATTAGCAGTTGAAATTAGAATAGAAGATAATCGAACTAGAAATTGTTTACTTGGTTTAGGTCATTGGCCAACTGAATGGACTTGTGGTGCTGAAAGAGGTTGTTTAAGAGTATTAGAAGGTGGATGTTCTGTACCTGTTGGAGTTGAAtctgaaattattgaattacaagaatcagatttagaaaatttaaattgggaagaaattgaaaatccatttaaagatgaattagaagaacctttaaaaaaagattcACCAATGTTACATTTTTCAGgtattattgatattccaGAAAAAACAACTTCATTATCTACAAAAActatattttcaaaacattctttaccacctttaagaaaaagatttgcaaaattatcattacaTGCATGTGTAACTTCAACAGATGGAACAAAACATGTTTTATTTGAACCAAAACCTGTTTTAGTTAAAAGTTATAGACAAGCTGAAaaatttggtgaagaatGTGCAAGAAAATTAAGATTAATGGGTGCAAGTGAaattttagatgaaattaatttaattagaaaagcaaaagaacaagaagatttacaaagagcaattgaaagaagtaaATTGGCTTTAGCtaaagaacaagaaaaaaacCAAAGTGAAGAAACTCAAGTAGTGATTTAg